From the genome of Solibacillus sp. FSL H8-0538:
CCTACGTCTTCTGCTGTAATGTAGCGACCATTCAGTCCTTGGATAAAGCGGCCAAGTGCGCGGAACATTTCTTCGTTCTTATCTTTAAATGGATCACCGATAATAACTGTTTTGCCACCACCTAAATTTAATCCTGCTGCCGCATTTTTATACGTCATACCTCGTGCAAGCCTTAGCGCATCTTCAATCGCTTGCTCCTCTGTTGCATACGTCCACATGCGCGAGCCACCAAGTGCGGGGCCTAGTGTCGTATCATGAATTGCGATAATTGCTTTTAAACCTGATGCCTCATCTTGACAAAAAACGAGTTGCTCATAATCATGTTTCTGCATATACTTGAAGATTTCCATAATCGACCGTCTCCTTTTCACAAAAAAGCGTCTACTTTCTCGTTTTAAAAAAAATCCGCTATTTTAAACAGAAATTATAGTGAACGCTACAATTTATTTATTCCTAATTTTACAATACTTTCTAATTGTTCATTAATCAACTATAAACATAAATAATGCTTTTTGTGAGAATTTTCAATTAATTTAATATAGAGTTTTATTTCATAAATATTATACAATTTGGCTTTTCAATAGACTGAAATTGTTTCGTATTCTTGACTTTCCAAATGCCCATTGTAAAATGAAAGTAGTTGTTAGGAGGTATATGCATGGCACGAATGGCCGCTTTTGTTGTACTGTTAATTCCTGGGCTCATGGCAGCAGCGGGAATTAAATTTATGCGCGATACATTATTCGGTATTTTACTTAATCCATTCCCATGGATTTGGCTTCAATTTGTTGTAGGAGTAATCTTCTTCCTCATCGGCTTCTCCTTCTTTGCAGGGTTTCTACTACACCGTGATCGCAAAAAAGGAACTGTTTCCGAGCGTTTTCAAAAATAAGAAAAGGGCAACCTTAAAAGTGTGAAAAACTCACTTTTAAGGCTGCCCTTTACTTTTACCTAATTAAAAGTAAATTACTATTGCTTTTGCTGCTTTCGAACCCGATCAGGATAATCCGTGATCCACCCAATGACTGCAGGATGTGGCTGTTTTAGAAAGTCCTCATTTCCTTGAATGCCGTAAAAACGAATTCCTTTACCTGCATAATCACATGCCTTTAAGTACCGTCGTTTATAATACTTTTTACTCGCATGAACCACATCGATATATGTGCATGAGCCAAGCGTATCCCAGTTAAATTTTTTCGTCACAATTAAAGCCGTCTCCACATTAGGACGTAATACCTTCACTAACTGTAATAACTCCTCATGAAATGAAGAAAAGTGACTATTCCCTGACAATTCAGTCGTCAGAAGTGCTGCAATAAGTGGGGTTGGATCCATTAGGAGTGACTCTTTTATCTCAATATTGACCGCCATTTGCTGTTCATTAGCCCACTTCATTACCTCTTCAAAGGTTGGAATCTTTTTTGACGAAAAAAGACGACTAAATCGATACCCTAGCTTGTACTGCCCTAGTTCCTCAGCTGAACAATCAAAAATAAATTTTTTTACCCCAGTGAGACGGGCTAAATGAAGATCATGAAAAACGACTAAAACATCATCATTCGAACGCTGAATATCAAATTCGATGCCATCTGCGCCAAGTAGCTTAGCCTTTATAAACGCTGTAAAACTATTTTCAAACGCGTACCCGGAAGCCCCACGATGCGCATAAATCGGTACATGAGCCATTATACATTCAGTTCTCCAAATTCTAAAATAAATTTCCCATTTGTCATCTTGGACAAAATGGTAGATTTTTTCCCAATTTGAATGTATGTACCAGAAT
Proteins encoded in this window:
- a CDS encoding DUF2627 domain-containing protein, whose amino-acid sequence is MARMAAFVVLLIPGLMAAAGIKFMRDTLFGILLNPFPWIWLQFVVGVIFFLIGFSFFAGFLLHRDRKKGTVSERFQK
- a CDS encoding glycerophosphodiester phosphodiesterase, giving the protein MAHVPIYAHRGASGYAFENSFTAFIKAKLLGADGIEFDIQRSNDDVLVVFHDLHLARLTGVKKFIFDCSAEELGQYKLGYRFSRLFSSKKIPTFEEVMKWANEQQMAVNIEIKESLLMDPTPLIAALLTTELSGNSHFSSFHEELLQLVKVLRPNVETALIVTKKFNWDTLGSCTYIDVVHASKKYYKRRYLKACDYAGKGIRFYGIQGNEDFLKQPHPAVIGWITDYPDRVRKQQKQ